A stretch of Ipomoea triloba cultivar NCNSP0323 chromosome 13, ASM357664v1 DNA encodes these proteins:
- the LOC116001596 gene encoding (-)-germacrene D synthase-like, with protein sequence MAAINQPLSILTSNRPQMHEVTRRSANFHPSVWGDHFLAYSSHEKKAEAQEWQEHQQLKEKVKNMLVEAPCISSQKLELINKIQLLGVSYHFEKEIEATLQLIFNTYYEFNAENDENDLYTVSLRFRLLRQQGYHAPCSVFESFTSCDGKFKESLTDNVQAILAFYEASHLRVGGEKILDEALVFTTSYLKSLLPNLTDPLRSQVSEALKRPIYKRLTRIEARRYISIYELDETHDIVLLKFAKLDFNMLQKEHQRELGDLTRWWKELDTPKNLPFVRDRFVEGYFWMLGVYFEPQYSLARKFLVKITAVTTIIDDIYDVYGNLDELHLFTDAIHRWDTSVVNELPEFMRVCYVALLDVYAEMEKELVIKGESYRISYAKSEMKKLAGAYYEEAKWFYNRCTPKFEEYMKVALVTGAYMMLSTTSLVGMQEDFVTKEAFDLVCKEPLIIQAASVICRLMNDMAGHEFEQQRGHVDSAVECYMKQYEKSKEETFIEFQERVSNAWKDINQECLKSTALPMSILIRVVNLARVIDLMYKDGDAYTHSATELKAIITSVLIDPII encoded by the exons ATGGCTGCCATTAATCAACCATTATCTATTCTTACATCAAACCGCCCTCAGATGCATGAAGTTACTCGTCGTTCTGCCAATTTTCATCCAAGCGTTTGGGGTGACCATTTCCTAGCTTACTCTTCTCACGAAAAG AAAGCAGAAGCACAAGAATGGCAAGAGCATCAACAACTGAAGGAAAAGGTGAAGAACATGCTTGTGGAAGCCCCATGCATTTCTTCCCAAAAATTGGAATTGATCAATAAGATCCAACTCTTAGGAGTGAGCTATCATTTTGAAAAGGAGATTGAAGCAACATTGCAACTCATATTCAATACCTACTATGAATTCAATGCCGAAAATGATGAGAATGATCTTTATACTGTCTCTTTACGCTTTCGACTACTTAGACAACAGGGCTATCATGCACCTTGCA GTGTGTTTGAAAGCTTCACTTCATGTGATGGCAAATTCAAGGAATCGTTGACCGACAATGTGCAAGCAATATTAGCTTTCTACGAGGCATCACATCTTAGAGTAGGTGGGGAGAAGATTTTAGATGAAGCACTCGTATTTACCACTTCTTACCTAAAATCCTTGTTACCAAACTTGACCGATCCTCTTAGATCTCAAGTCAGTGAAGCATTGAAGAGGCCAATTTACAAAAGATTAACCAGAATAGAAGCAAGAAGATACATATCAATTTATGAACTTGATGAAACTCATGATATTGTACTGTTGAAATTTGCGAAGCTGGACTTCAACATGCTACAGAAGGAACATCAGAGGGAGCTAGGTGATCTTACAAG GTGGTGGAAAGAATTAGATACTCCAAAAAATCTACCTTTTGTCAGGGATAGATTCGTGGAGGGCTACTTTTGGATGTTAGGAGTGTACTTTGAACCACAATACTCTCTAGCCCGGAAATTTCTTGTTAAAATTACAGCTGTAACTACAATTATTGATGATATTTATGATGTCTATGGAAATCTTGATGAGCTCCACCTATTCACAGATGCAATCCATAG ATGGGATACTAGTGTTGTAAATGAATTACCAGAATTTATGAGAGTTTGCTATGTCGCTCTTCTTGATGTTTATGCTGAAATGGAAAAAGAGTTAGTCATCAAAGGTGAATCATACCGTATCAGCTACGCCAAATCTGAG ATGAAAAAGTTAGCCGGTGCATATTATGAAGAAGCAAAGTGGTTTTACAATCGTTGTACTCCAAAGTTTGAGGAGTACATGAAGGTTGCACTTGTAACGGGTGCTTATATGATGCTATCAACAACTTCTTTGGTAGGCATGCAAGAAGATTTTGTAACGAAAGAGGCCTTTGATTTGGTGTGTAAGGAGCCATTAATTATTCAAGCTGCATCAGTTATTTGTAGATTAATGAATGACATGGCTGGACATGag TTTGAGCAACAAAGAGGGCACGTAGATTCAGCTGTAGAATGCTACATGAAACAATATGAGAAATCAAAGGAAGAGACCTTTATCGAGTTTCAGGAACGAGTCAGCAATGCATGGAAAGACATTAATCAAGAATGTCTTAAGTCAACTGCTTTACCTATGTCTATACTCATCCGGGTTGTCAACCTCGCAAGAGTTATAGATTTAATGTACAAAGATGGAGATGCATATACACATTCCGCAACCGAGCTTAAAGCCATCATTACCTCTGTTTTAATTGATCCGATCATATAA